A single Suricata suricatta isolate VVHF042 chromosome 2, meerkat_22Aug2017_6uvM2_HiC, whole genome shotgun sequence DNA region contains:
- the LOC115281758 gene encoding LOW QUALITY PROTEIN: calponin-2-like (The sequence of the model RefSeq protein was modified relative to this genomic sequence to represent the inferred CDS: inserted 2 bases in 2 codons) → MSSTQFNKGPSYGLLAEVKNRLQSKYDPQKEAELRSWIEGLTGLSVGPDFQKGLKDSVILWTLMNKLQPGSVPKMNRSMQNWHQLENLSNFIKAMVCYSXEPNDLFKSGNMTQVQLSLLALAGKAKTKGLQSGVDIGVKYSEKQERNFDDATMKGSHCVIGLQMGTNKCASQSGMTAYGTRRHLYDPKNHILPPMDHSTISLQMGTNKCASQVGMTAPGTXRHIYDTKLGTDKCDNSSMSLQMGYTQGTNQSGQVFGLGQQIYDPKYCPQGPVADGVVGAAAGGPGPGEAPDYAPYHQEEAGH, encoded by the exons ATGAGCTCCACACAGTTCAACAAGGGGCCCTCGTATGGGCTCTTGGCCGAGGTCAAGAACCGGCTCCAGTCCAAATATGACCCCCAAAAGGAGGCTGAGCTCCGGAGCTGGATCGAGGGACTCACCGGCCTCTCCGTGGGGCCCGACTTCCAGAAGGGCCTCAAAGACAGCGTCATCTTGTGGACACTCATGAACAAGCTCCAGCCGGGCTCCGTCCCCAAGATGAACCGCTCCATGCAGAACTGGCACCAGCTGGAAAACCTCTCCAACTTCATCAAGGCCATGGTCTGCTACA ATGAACCCAACGACCTGTTCAAGAGCGGGAACATGACCCAGGTACAGCTGTCACTCCTCGCCCTGGCCGGGAAGGCCAAGACTAAGGGGCTGCAGAGCGGCGTGGACATTGGTGTCAAATACTCGGAGAAGCAGGAACGCAATTTCGATGATGCCACCATGAAGGGCAGCCACTGCGTCATTGGGCTCCAGATGGGCACGAACAAGTGTGCCAGCCAGTCGGGCATGACGGCTTATGGCACGAGAAGGCATCTGTACGACCCCAAGAACCACATCCTGCCGCCCATGGACCACTCCACCATCAGCCTCCAGATGGGCACCAACAAGTGTGCCAGCCAGGTGGGCATGACGGCCCCCGGGA CGCGGCACATCTACGACACCAAGCTGGGGACCGACAAGTGTGACAACTCCTCCATGTCCCTGCAGATGGGTTACACGCAGGGCACCAACCAGAGTGGCCAGGTGTTTGGCCTGGGCCAGCAGATCTACGACCCCAAGTATTGCCCACAGGGCCCTGTGGCCGATGGGGTTGTAGGGGCTGCAGCCGGCGGCCCAGGCCCCGGGGAGGCCCCGGATTACGCCCCCTACCACCAAGAGGAGGCGGGCCACTGA